A stretch of DNA from Cellulomonas fengjieae:
ACGTGCCGGTCCTGCGAGACGGGCCGGACGGCAGCTGGCTGGACCTGAACCTGTCCGTCGAGGTCGACAGCCGGAGTCCCACCGGTGGGCGGATCTACGCGGTCGGGGTGCAGGCCCTCGGCGACCTTCCCGACGGCCGCGCCGGCGTCACGGTCGCCGCTCGGGACGGGTACGACGGCGGGGACGGCTCATCGCTCGGCACGGCCGCCACGGTCACGTGGAGCACCGACAGAACCCTGGACCGCGGTGCGCTGTACCCGGCGGCACGGCGGGCCACCTTCTTGCCACCCGAGAGCGCCAGCAGCGACTGGCGGAGCACCGTCGTGATCCTCGTGGGCGACGTACCGCCCGGGCTCGAGAACCCGCGCGTCTTCGTCACGTACCCCGTGGGCGTCAACGAGGACGTCGACGGCGACGACGTCATCGCGCAGACGGGAGCGACCTTCGAGGTCCCCACCTTCCGGGCACCGGGCTCCGACAGACTCCTCTTCGCGGTCCGCGAGAACACCACGGTGGCCAACTTCATCGAGTTGCAGGGCTCCGCTCCACCGTTCACGACGTTCGTCGGCGCGGACGGCGCGACCGTCGCGGGCGAGGGCTGCGGCAGGCTCGACGCCTGCGAGCTCACCGCCGATCAGGTCCTCGCGCGCGTCCAGCCCTAGACGCACCGCAGGCCCGGAGCAGCGCTCCGGGCCTGCGGGACGTGCGAGGTCAGGCGCCGACGAGGTGCTGCGCCAGGTAGCCGGTGACCTTGTCCAGGGCCACGCGCTCCTGCGTCATGTCGTCGCGGTGCCGGATGGTGACGGCCTGGTCGTCGAGCGTCTCGAAGTCGACCGTGATGCAGAACGGCGTGCCGATCTCGTCCTGCCGGCGGTAGCGACGGCCGATGGCGCCGGCGTCGTCGAAGTCGACGTTCCAGTTCTTGCGCAGCTCGGCGGACAGGTCGCGGGCCTTGGGCGACAGCGACTCGTTGCGGGACAGCGGGAGCACCGCGGCCTTGACCGGCGCCAGGCGCGGGTCGAGCTTGAGCACCACGCGGGTGTCGACGCCGCCCTTGGTGTTGGGCGCCTCGTCCTCGGTGTACGACTCGACGAGGAAGGCCATGAGCGAGCGGGTGAGACCGGCGGCGGGCTCGATGACGTACGGCACGTACCGGGTGTTCGTCGCCTGGTCGAAGTACGACAGGTCCTGGCCCGAGTGCTCGGTGTGCGTCTTGAGGTCGAAGTCGGTGCGGTTGGCGATGCCCTCGAGCTCGCCCCACTCGCTGCCCTGGAAGCCGAAGCGGTACTCGATGTCGACGGTGCGCTTCGAGTAGTGCGACAGCTTCTCCTTCGGGTGCTCGTAGTGCCGCAGGTTCTCGCGCGCGATGCCCAGGTCGGTGTACCAGTCGGTGCGCTGGTCGATCCAGTACTGGTGCCAGGTCTCGTCGGTGCCGGGCTCGACGAAGAACTCCATCTCCATCTGCTCGAACTCGCGCGTGCGGAAGATGAAGTTGCCCGGCGTGATCTCGTTGCGGAACGACTTGCCGATCTGGCCGATGCCGAACGGCGGCTTCTTGCGGCTCGTCGTGCTCACGTTGGCGAAGTTCACGAAGATGCCCTGCGCGGTCTCGGGCCGCAGGTAGTGCAGGCCGGACTCGTCCTCGACCGGGCCGAGGTAGGTCTTGAGCATCATGTTGAAGTCGCGCGGCTCGGTCCACTGGCCGCGGGTGCCGCAGTTCGGGCACGAGATGTCGGCGAGGCCGTGCTCGGGGGCGCGGCCCTTCTTCTCCTCGAACTGCTCGAGCATGTGGTCCTCGCGGAACCGCTTGTGGCAGGAGAGGCACTCGGTGAGCGGGTCGGTGAAGACGCCGACGTGACCGGAGGCCACCCAGACCTGGCGGGGCAGGATCACCGAGGAGTCCAGGCCGACGATGTCGTCGCGGCTGGTGACCATCGTGCGCCACCACTGGCGCTTGATGTTCTCTTTGAGCTCGACGCCCAGCGGTCCGTAGTCCCACGCGGACCGGGTACCGCCGTAGATCTCACCGCTCGGGAAGACGAAGCCGCGCCGCTTGGCGAGGGAGACGACGGAGTCCAGGCGGGAGGGTGCAGCCACGATCGATCACTCCAGGGTGGTGGCGCCCGCGGCTGGGTGCCGCGGACGGATGGACCGCAGCGGGGACCGCCGCGGTTGAGCAGATGAGTGCAGCCCAGGCTACCGGTCGCCCGGCCCGAGCGTTTTGACAACCGTTCTCGCCTAACTGAGAATGATCGTCATGTACAACGCTCGTCGTCTCGCTCTGCTGGCCCCGCTGGCCGCCCTGCCGCTCCTCGTCAGCGGCTGCACCAGCGATTCCGGTACCGAGGACGGGACCGTCGACGTGATGGCGTCGTTCTACCCCCTGGAGTTCATCGCCGAGCAGGTGGGCGGCGACCGGGTGGACGTGCGGTCCGTGACGCCGCCGGGGGCCGAGCCGCACGACGTCGAGCTCTCCCCCGCGCAGGTCGCACGGATCGACGGTGCGGACCTGATGCTCTACCTGTCCGGCTTCCAGCCCGCGGTCGATGACGCGGTCGCGCAGACGTCGCCCGGGCACGTGGTCGACGCGGCCTCCGACACCACGCTGCTGGCAGCTGACGAGCACCACGAGGACGAGACTGCCGAGGAGCACCAGGAGCACGACCACGGGGAGCTCGACCCGCACTTCTGGCTCGACCCCAGCCGGATGCCGGCCGTCGTCGACGACGTCGCGACGGCACTCAGCGAGATCGACCCCGAGGGCGCGGACACGTACGCCGCCAACGCGGCTGCGCTCAACCAGCGGTTCGAGGACCTCGACGCGGCGTACGCCGCAGGGCTCCAGCAGTGCGGGTCGCGGACCTTCGTCACCTCGCACGACGCGTTCGGGTACCTGGCGGACCGGTACGACCTGGACCAGGTCGGCATCTCCGGCATCGACCCGGACGCCGAGCCGTCGCCCGCCCGGCTCGCCGAGGTGAAGGACATCGTGCGCGACGAGGGCGTGAGCACCATCTTCTTCGAGAGCCTGGTGAGCCCCAAGGTCGCCCAGACGCTGGCCGCCGACCTCGGGATCGACGCCGCCGTGCTCGACCCGCTCGAGGGGGTCACGGAGCCCGACGCCGACTACTTCTCGGTCGCCGAGGCGAACCTCGACGCCCTGCGCATGGCATTGTCCTGCTCGTGAGCACACCCGTGATCGAGGCAGCCGGGCTCGGTGTGACGCTGGGCGGCCAGCCGATCCTCGACGGCATCGACCTCACCGTTCCCGCGGGCGAGGTCCTCGCCCTGCTCGGCGCAAACGGCTCCGGCAAGTCCACCCTGGTGCGCACGCTGCTCGGCGTGGTGCCCCGCACGTCCGGCACGGTCCAGCTTTTCGGCGCCCCCCTGGGCCCGTCGGCACCGTGGGACCGCATCGGTTACGTCCCGCAGCGGCTGCCCGCGGCGGCAGGTGTACCGGCCACCGCCTACGAGGTCGTGACGTCGGGACTGCTGCACGGCCGCACGCTGCGGCCCGCGCGCGGGCGCAGGCACCGCGTTCTCTCCGCACTGGCCGACGTCGGCCTGGCCGACCGGGCGTTCCAGCGCGTGCAGGAGATGTCCGGCGGCCAGCAGCAGCGCGTGCTCATCGCCCGGGCCCTGGTGCGCGACCCCGACCTGCTGGTGCTCGACGAGCCCACGTCGGGCATCGACATCCCCACGCAGGCCACCTTCGTCGACACCGTCAGCCGCCTGCACGACGCGGGGACCACCGTGGTGGTGATCCTGCACGAGCTCGGTCCGTTCGCCCCGCTCATCGACCGCGCCGTCGTGCTGCGGCACGGCAGGATCGCGCACGACGGGGCGCCACCCCGTGCCCGCGGTGAGCACGCCGGCGCCGACCACGTCCACACGCACGCGCACCCGGACCCCGAGCCGCCGCGCACCGGCCCGTCCCTGTCCGTGGAGGTGAACCCGTGAGCCCGTGGGACCAGGTCCTCGAGCTACTGAGCTCGCCCCTCATGCAGCGCGCCCTCATCGCCGCGATCCTGGTCGGCGCCGCCGCCCCCGTCGTCGGCACCTTCCTCGTGCAGCGCCGCATGGCCCTGATGGGTGACGGGATCGGGCACGTCGCCCTCACCGGCGTCGCACTCGGCTGGCTCGTCGGCAGCTGGGCCGGCCTGGTGCCGCAGGACACTCTGGCCCTGCCCGGCGCGGTGGTCGCGGCGGTCGTCGGCTCGGTGGTCATCGAGCTCGTGCGGGAGCGCGGCCGGACCAGCGGTGACCTCGCGCTCGCCCTGATGTTCTACGGCGGCATCGCCGGCGGCGTCCTGCTCATCAAGATCGCCGGCGGCACCAACGCCAACCTCATCAGCTACCTGTTCGGCTCCATCTCGACCGTGTCGACCGCGGACCTGTGGTGGACGGGCGGCCTCGCCCTGCTGGTGCTCGGTGTCGGGATCGGGCTGCGCACGGCCCTGTTCGCCGTCAGCCACGACGAGGAGTTCGCCCGCGCGAGCGGGCTGCCCGTGCGGCTGCTGTCGATGGTCGTCGCGACCCTCGCGGCGCTGACGGTCACCATCGCGATGCGGGTGGTGGGGCTCCTGCTGGTCAGCGCCCTGATGATCGTGCCGGTGGCCGTCGCGCAGCTGTTCGCGCGGTCGTTCAGCCGGACCATGATCATGGCCAGCGTGATCGGCGTCGCCGTCAGCGTCGTGGGCCTCTCGCTCACCTACTGGCAGGACATCCCGCCCGGCGCCACCATCGTCGTCCTCGCGATCCTGGTCTACGCCGTCACCGCCACCCTCGAGCCCTTGGTGCGCCGTCCTCCGCCACCGCGGGACCCGCACCCCGACATGGTGGACGACGTCCTGCTGGTGGACGACGTGCGCGACGACGACGGGGCCACGGGTCGGCCCGTCCCGTCGCCGTAGAATCACCGGGTGGACCCCCGCGACGCCTACCAGCTCGGCACCGTGCCCCTCGCGGTCGCCGTCGCCGGGCTGTTCGTCATCGTGATGGCCCGCTCGCACGCCACCTACTGGGCCGGCCGCGGCGTGGTCCGTGGCGCCCAGGTGGTCCATGAGCACGAGGGCGCACCCGAGTGGTGGCACGCGACCATCCGCCGGCTCGAGGCCTGGACGGACACCCGCAGCGCCCAACGGGGCCTCGACCTGGTGCGTCGCTGGGGCGCGATCGGCGTCACGCTCGCGTACCTGACCGTCGGCGTGCAGACCGCGGTCTTCGCGGCCGCCGGGTTGATCCGGATGCCCTACCCCCGGTTCTTCCTCGCCTCGCTGCCGGGCGCGGTGGCCTGGGCCGTCGTCTGGGCGACGATCGGCTTCGGCGCCCTGTGGGCCGCGTTCGCCCTGTTCACCACGTCTCCCTGGGCGCTCGCCGGCGCGCTGGTGGTCGTCGGCATCCTCGTCGCCTGGCTCCTGCGGCGCCGGGCGCGGCGTCGCGCGGACCAGGGCGCTGCCGCGGAGGTTCAGGCGGAGGTCTGACCCGGCTTGTCGACCGCTCCCCCGTACCGGCGGTCCCGACGCGCGTACGTCTCCACCGCCCGCCACAGGTGCCGCCGGTCGACGTCGGGCCACGGCTCGTCCAGGAAGACCAGCTCGGCGTAGGCGGCCTGCCAGATCATGAAGTTCGACGTCCGCTGCTCACCCGACGAGCGCAGGAACAGGTCCACGTCCGGCAGGTCCGGCTCGTCGAGGTACCGGGCGAAGACCTTCTCGTTGACCTTCTCCGGCTTCAGGCGACCGGCCGCGGCCTCCCGCGCGATCGCCTGCGCCGCGTCGGCGATCTCCGCGCGACCGCCGTAGTTGACGCACATCGTCAGCGTGACCGTGGAGTTGTTCCTGGTCTGCTCCTCGGCCGTCTCCAGCTCGGTGATGACCGAGCGCCACAGCCGCGGCCGCCTGCCCGCCCAGCGCACCCGGACGCCCCACGAGTCCATCAGGTCTCGCCGGCGGCGCAGCACGTCCCGGTTGAACCCCATGAGGAAGCGCACCTCGTCGGGTGAGCGCGACCAGTTCTCCGTGGAGAACGCGTACGCCGAGACGTACTCCACGCCGACCTCGATGGCACCGGCCACCACGTCGAGCAGCGACGCCTCTCCGGCGGCGTGGCCGGCCGTGCGCGGCAGCCCGCGGGCGTTCGCCCACCGACCGTTGCCGTCCATGACGACGGCCACGTGCCGGGGGACGAACTCCTTGGGGATGGCGGGCGCGCGCTCGCCGCTCGGGTGCGGCGGGGGTGGGACGGGCATTCAGACCCTCTCGACCATCGGCAGCGAGCGCAGCTGGCGCTCGAGGTGGAACTGGCAGAACGCGGCGACCAGGCCGTTGCCCTCGCCGCGGTGCCGCTCGGCGCTGGCGTCGGCGACGGACCAGTCTCCCTCGAGCAGCGACGCGAGCAGCGCGAACGTCTCGGGCGCCGGCGCGGCGGCGCCGGGCGGCCGGCACGCGCGGCAGACGGCGCCGCCCGACGCCACGGCGAACGCCGAGTGCGGACCCGTGGCCCCGCACCGCGCGCAGTCGGTGAAGCTGGGCGCCCAGCCCGCCATGGCGAGCGCCCGCAGCAGGTAGGAGTCGAGCACCAGTCCCGGGGCGTGGTCGCGGTAGGCCAACGCCTTCACGGCGCCGACCAGGAGCCAGTACTGCTGCAGGGCCGGCTCGTGCTCGGCCTCGACCAGCCGGTCGGCGGTCTCGAGCATGACCGTGCCGGCGGTGTACAGCGTGTAGTCCTCGCAGATCCGGCGCCCGAACGGTCCGAGCGTCTCCGCCTGCGTGACGATGTCGAGGTTGCGGCCGGTGCTCAGCTGCAGGTCGACGTACATGAAGGGCTCGAGCCGGGAGCCGAACTTCGAGGACGTGCGGCGCACCCCCTTGCCGACGGCACGGACCTTCCCGTGCGACCGGGTCAGGAGGGTGACGATGCGGTCGGCCTCCCCCAGCTTGTGGGTGCGCAGGACGATCGCCTCGTCGCGGTAGAGGCTCACCGGACCATTCTCCCCCGCGCCGCCCACAGTCCGCGTCGGCGCGCGGGGACGACCGGCATCGGTGGCGGCGAGATCGTGGGTTCGGCGCCAGATCGGGTGTTCACAGGCACGAGCTCGTGCGAAACCCACGATCTCGCGGCCGCCGCACGGTGCCGAACCCGCCGGGCAGTGCTGACCCCGGGGAGGGACACGCTCGGGTTTGCCGAGCACAGCCCCTCCCCGGGTACACCGTCCAGCCGGGGTCGACCGCCCGGACGGTGGCTCTGGGTGGGTGCGGTCAGCGCTCGTGCCGGTTGACGGCCGAGATGATCGCCTTCAGGGAGGCGGTCGTGATCGACGGGTCGATGCCGACGCCCCACAGGATCTCGTCGCCGATCGCGCACTCGACGTAGGCCGCCGCGGTGGCGTCCCCGCCTGCGGACAGCGCGTGCTCGGCGTAGTCCAGGACCGCGACGTCGACGCCGAGGGTCTTGACCGCCGCGACGAACGCCGCCACCGGGCCGTTGCCGGAGCCCTGCAGCGTCCGGTCGACCCCGCGGTCGACGAGGTCGACCTCGAGGGTGTCGGGCCCGTCCTCGGCGCTGGTGCCGCGCGTGCCCCGCAGCGAGAACCGCCCCCACGGCGCGAACGGGCTGCCCGGCTCGACCGGCAGGTACTCGTCGTTGAAGATGTGCCACAGCTCGTCGGCCGTGACCTCCGTGCCGTGCTGGTCGGTGTGCCGCTGCACCACCTGGGAGAACTCGATCTGCAGCCGGCGCGGCAGGTCCAGGTCCTTCTCGGACTTCATCAGGTAGGAGATGCCGCCCTTACCGGACTGCGAGTTCACGCGGATGATCGCCTCGTACGAGCGACCCACGTCCTTCGGGTCGATCGGCAGGTACGGCACGGCCCACACGACGTCGTCGACGGTCTTGCCCTGACGCTCGGCCGCCCCCTCGAGGGCGGTCAGGCCCTTCTTGATGGCGTCCTGGTGCGACCCGGAGAACGCCGTGAACACCAGGTCCCCGCCGTACGGGTGCCGCTCGTTGACCGGCAGCTGGTTGCAGCGCTCGACCGTGCGCCGGATGTGGTCGATGTCGGAGAAGTCGAGCTGGGGGTCGACGCCCTGGCTGAACAGGTTCATGCCGAGCGTCACCAAGCAAACGTTGCCCGTGCGCTCGCCGTTGCCGAACAGGCAGCCCTCGATGCGGTCCGCACCGGCCAGGTAGCCCAGCTCGGCGGCGGCGACCGCGGTGCCGCGGTCGTTGTGCGGGTGCAGCGACAGCACGACGCTCTCGCGGTAGCGCAGGTTGCGGCTCATCCACTCGATCGAGTCGGCGTAGACGTTCGGGGTGGCCATCTCGACCGTCGCCGGCAGGTTGATGATCACCTTGCGGTCCGGCGTCGGCTCCAGGACATCCAGCACGGCGTTGCAGATCCGCAGCGCGAACTCGAGCTCGGTGCCCGTGTAGGACTCCGGCGAGTACTCGTAGAACACGTCGGTGTCCGGGACGAGCTCCTCGTACTTCTTGCAGAACCGCGCCCCGGAGACCGCGATGTCGACGATGCCGTCCTCGTCGGAGCGGAACACGACCTCGCGCTGCAGCGTCGACGTCGAGTTGTAGAGGTGCACGATGGCCTGCTTGGCCCCCGCGATCGCCTCGTACGTCCGCTCGATCAGGTGCTCGCGCGCCTGCGTCAGCACCTGGATGACGACGTCGTCGGGGA
This window harbors:
- a CDS encoding glycine--tRNA ligase → MAAPSRLDSVVSLAKRRGFVFPSGEIYGGTRSAWDYGPLGVELKENIKRQWWRTMVTSRDDIVGLDSSVILPRQVWVASGHVGVFTDPLTECLSCHKRFREDHMLEQFEEKKGRAPEHGLADISCPNCGTRGQWTEPRDFNMMLKTYLGPVEDESGLHYLRPETAQGIFVNFANVSTTSRKKPPFGIGQIGKSFRNEITPGNFIFRTREFEQMEMEFFVEPGTDETWHQYWIDQRTDWYTDLGIARENLRHYEHPKEKLSHYSKRTVDIEYRFGFQGSEWGELEGIANRTDFDLKTHTEHSGQDLSYFDQATNTRYVPYVIEPAAGLTRSLMAFLVESYTEDEAPNTKGGVDTRVVLKLDPRLAPVKAAVLPLSRNESLSPKARDLSAELRKNWNVDFDDAGAIGRRYRRQDEIGTPFCITVDFETLDDQAVTIRHRDDMTQERVALDKVTGYLAQHLVGA
- a CDS encoding DedA family protein, which translates into the protein MDPRDAYQLGTVPLAVAVAGLFVIVMARSHATYWAGRGVVRGAQVVHEHEGAPEWWHATIRRLEAWTDTRSAQRGLDLVRRWGAIGVTLAYLTVGVQTAVFAAAGLIRMPYPRFFLASLPGAVAWAVVWATIGFGALWAAFALFTTSPWALAGALVVVGILVAWLLRRRARRRADQGAAAEVQAEV
- the recO gene encoding DNA repair protein RecO, with amino-acid sequence MSLYRDEAIVLRTHKLGEADRIVTLLTRSHGKVRAVGKGVRRTSSKFGSRLEPFMYVDLQLSTGRNLDIVTQAETLGPFGRRICEDYTLYTAGTVMLETADRLVEAEHEPALQQYWLLVGAVKALAYRDHAPGLVLDSYLLRALAMAGWAPSFTDCARCGATGPHSAFAVASGGAVCRACRPPGAAAPAPETFALLASLLEGDWSVADASAERHRGEGNGLVAAFCQFHLERQLRSLPMVERV
- a CDS encoding metal ABC transporter ATP-binding protein yields the protein MSTPVIEAAGLGVTLGGQPILDGIDLTVPAGEVLALLGANGSGKSTLVRTLLGVVPRTSGTVQLFGAPLGPSAPWDRIGYVPQRLPAAAGVPATAYEVVTSGLLHGRTLRPARGRRHRVLSALADVGLADRAFQRVQEMSGGQQQRVLIARALVRDPDLLVLDEPTSGIDIPTQATFVDTVSRLHDAGTTVVVILHELGPFAPLIDRAVVLRHGRIAHDGAPPRARGEHAGADHVHTHAHPDPEPPRTGPSLSVEVNP
- the leuA gene encoding 2-isopropylmalate synthase; protein product: MTYLETSAQQPSTMPVHKYRPFHEQIRVDLPDRRWPDTRVTQAPRWCAVDLRDGNQALIEPMNPARKLEMFELLVQMGFKEIEVGFPSASQTDFDFVRMLIEENRIPDDVVIQVLTQAREHLIERTYEAIAGAKQAIVHLYNSTSTLQREVVFRSDEDGIVDIAVSGARFCKKYEELVPDTDVFYEYSPESYTGTELEFALRICNAVLDVLEPTPDRKVIINLPATVEMATPNVYADSIEWMSRNLRYRESVVLSLHPHNDRGTAVAAAELGYLAGADRIEGCLFGNGERTGNVCLVTLGMNLFSQGVDPQLDFSDIDHIRRTVERCNQLPVNERHPYGGDLVFTAFSGSHQDAIKKGLTALEGAAERQGKTVDDVVWAVPYLPIDPKDVGRSYEAIIRVNSQSGKGGISYLMKSEKDLDLPRRLQIEFSQVVQRHTDQHGTEVTADELWHIFNDEYLPVEPGSPFAPWGRFSLRGTRGTSAEDGPDTLEVDLVDRGVDRTLQGSGNGPVAAFVAAVKTLGVDVAVLDYAEHALSAGGDATAAAYVECAIGDEILWGVGIDPSITTASLKAIISAVNRHER
- a CDS encoding isoprenyl transferase — translated: MPVPPPPHPSGERAPAIPKEFVPRHVAVVMDGNGRWANARGLPRTAGHAAGEASLLDVVAGAIEVGVEYVSAYAFSTENWSRSPDEVRFLMGFNRDVLRRRRDLMDSWGVRVRWAGRRPRLWRSVITELETAEEQTRNNSTVTLTMCVNYGGRAEIADAAQAIAREAAAGRLKPEKVNEKVFARYLDEPDLPDVDLFLRSSGEQRTSNFMIWQAAYAELVFLDEPWPDVDRRHLWRAVETYARRDRRYGGAVDKPGQTSA
- a CDS encoding metal ABC transporter permease, whose translation is MQRALIAAILVGAAAPVVGTFLVQRRMALMGDGIGHVALTGVALGWLVGSWAGLVPQDTLALPGAVVAAVVGSVVIELVRERGRTSGDLALALMFYGGIAGGVLLIKIAGGTNANLISYLFGSISTVSTADLWWTGGLALLVLGVGIGLRTALFAVSHDEEFARASGLPVRLLSMVVATLAALTVTIAMRVVGLLLVSALMIVPVAVAQLFARSFSRTMIMASVIGVAVSVVGLSLTYWQDIPPGATIVVLAILVYAVTATLEPLVRRPPPPRDPHPDMVDDVLLVDDVRDDDGATGRPVPSP
- a CDS encoding metal ABC transporter substrate-binding protein gives rise to the protein MYNARRLALLAPLAALPLLVSGCTSDSGTEDGTVDVMASFYPLEFIAEQVGGDRVDVRSVTPPGAEPHDVELSPAQVARIDGADLMLYLSGFQPAVDDAVAQTSPGHVVDAASDTTLLAADEHHEDETAEEHQEHDHGELDPHFWLDPSRMPAVVDDVATALSEIDPEGADTYAANAAALNQRFEDLDAAYAAGLQQCGSRTFVTSHDAFGYLADRYDLDQVGISGIDPDAEPSPARLAEVKDIVRDEGVSTIFFESLVSPKVAQTLAADLGIDAAVLDPLEGVTEPDADYFSVAEANLDALRMALSCS